A window from Proteiniborus sp. DW1 encodes these proteins:
- a CDS encoding putative glycoside hydrolase: MRKYLILSTLIVLVLALSLLVTGCQASKDPSDGKVVQADTIDDEKNEQKEENKNKEEISEEEKRAEYEKKIAEREALEEQRKKDLGDFYVPLLPLDDNREIKKVEAKGLFVTGNVAGMPVDKANVQLYADYTRALHEKNNTKINELKSQADNLNKFEKILGIAVATEINTLVIDVKDDDGRMTYKSNIAIVEQVEADKNPRIKDVKALIELLKEYDIYPIARIVTFKDKNFASHRTDHAIQLKSGGVWRDNKGVAWVNPYDKFVWDYNIAIAKEAVLNGFEEIQFDYIRFPDNAKKYNPITDFPGRDGRAKDEAIEDFLEYAKQELEPYKVNIAADVFGVITKSWDDKPEDIGQTWRKMARSIDYMCPMIYPSHYSTGWYGYKVPDQEPYGVLAGALKEAIERNASLKNPPVIRPWIQGFTATWVPGYIKYNPKEVREQILAGKELGINEYLVWNASNVYDPLAYFPMEAENNVIHPAKRPDKEKDLIGRTPESVLKDYLSAEKNKVYSKMYLLTPIKDRVFDYEEFKASIESLNLKLIKFDVREYTLIDENNAEVKLSYEYSQQIDDKELKAVNEEDTWKLKKENGIWKVVRPEIKPVEEQIQATN, encoded by the coding sequence ATGAGGAAATATCTGATCTTATCAACATTAATTGTACTTGTATTAGCACTATCATTATTAGTTACAGGCTGTCAAGCATCAAAAGACCCATCTGATGGTAAAGTTGTACAAGCAGATACTATTGATGATGAGAAGAATGAACAAAAAGAAGAAAACAAAAATAAGGAAGAAATATCAGAAGAAGAAAAAAGAGCTGAGTATGAAAAGAAAATTGCAGAAAGAGAAGCTTTAGAAGAGCAAAGAAAGAAGGACCTAGGAGATTTTTATGTACCCTTGCTTCCACTAGATGATAATAGGGAGATAAAAAAGGTGGAAGCTAAGGGACTTTTTGTGACAGGCAATGTGGCTGGTATGCCTGTAGACAAGGCAAATGTACAGTTATATGCAGATTATACAAGAGCCTTACATGAAAAAAATAATACTAAGATTAATGAATTAAAATCTCAAGCGGACAATCTTAATAAATTTGAAAAAATATTAGGAATAGCTGTAGCTACAGAAATCAACACTTTAGTTATTGACGTAAAAGATGATGATGGACGAATGACATATAAAAGTAATATAGCAATTGTAGAACAGGTAGAGGCAGATAAAAACCCTAGAATTAAAGATGTCAAAGCATTGATAGAATTACTTAAGGAGTATGATATTTATCCTATAGCTAGGATTGTAACATTTAAAGACAAAAATTTTGCTAGCCATAGAACAGACCATGCTATTCAGTTAAAATCAGGAGGAGTTTGGAGAGATAATAAAGGTGTTGCATGGGTAAACCCATATGATAAATTTGTGTGGGATTATAATATAGCTATTGCAAAGGAAGCGGTACTGAATGGTTTTGAGGAAATCCAATTTGATTATATACGCTTTCCAGATAACGCAAAGAAATATAATCCTATAACAGATTTTCCAGGTAGAGATGGTAGAGCTAAGGATGAAGCAATAGAAGATTTCTTAGAATATGCAAAACAAGAATTGGAGCCTTATAAAGTAAATATAGCAGCTGATGTTTTTGGAGTTATCACAAAATCTTGGGATGACAAGCCAGAAGATATTGGACAAACCTGGAGGAAAATGGCTAGGAGCATAGATTATATGTGTCCAATGATTTATCCTAGTCACTACAGTACAGGCTGGTATGGATATAAAGTACCAGATCAAGAACCTTATGGGGTTTTAGCAGGAGCATTAAAAGAAGCCATTGAAAGAAATGCTTCACTAAAGAATCCCCCAGTAATTAGACCTTGGATACAAGGCTTTACAGCTACTTGGGTTCCAGGGTATATAAAATATAATCCGAAGGAAGTTAGAGAACAAATATTAGCTGGTAAAGAGCTTGGAATTAATGAATACCTAGTTTGGAACGCAAGTAATGTTTATGATCCTCTTGCTTATTTTCCAATGGAAGCAGAAAACAACGTCATACATCCAGCTAAGAGACCAGATAAAGAAAAGGACTTAATAGGTAGAACACCTGAAAGTGTATTAAAAGACTATTTAAGTGCAGAGAAGAATAAAGTTTATTCAAAGATGTATCTACTTACGCCAATTAAGGATAGAGTGTTTGATTATGAAGAATTTAAAGCTAGTATAGAGTCATTAAATCTAAAATTAATTAAATTTGACGTAAGAGAATATACTTTAATCGATGAAAACAATGCAGAAGTTAAGCTTTCCTATGAATACAGTCAGCAAATAGATGACAAAGAATTAAAAGCAGTAAATGAAGAAGATACATGGAAGCTTAAAAAGGAAAATGGGATCTGGAAAGTCGTAAGACCAGAAATAAAACCTGTAGAAGAACAAATACAGGCTACAAACTAA
- a CDS encoding DUF5685 family protein — translation MTPYKSELKVREYDMFKAYYCGLCKTLGKEFNNIVRFGLNYDLTFLALLLSSIEEEKEIITREGCIANPIKKKFIVNTNKPLIYTSNMSVMLIYYKLLDDWKDEKSIKSLIGTIPFLFPLKKANNTYNSKAHIIKECLDRLTELEKNKCSRIDEAADTFGKLMEEISVPDYIEDNKIERVLKWIGYNLGRWIYILDAFNDIEEDIKNASYNPILIQYNYKDSEEIDYFKNRVVAPIEFSLIMSLEAIAKSFEILNIRKNQGIIENIIYMGTRHKMDLILNKREGLKHEKSISSFRN, via the coding sequence GTGACACCTTATAAAAGTGAACTAAAAGTTAGAGAATATGATATGTTTAAAGCATATTACTGTGGTCTTTGCAAGACCCTTGGAAAAGAGTTTAATAATATAGTAAGGTTTGGGTTGAATTATGACTTGACCTTTTTAGCCTTATTGTTATCTTCCATAGAAGAAGAGAAAGAGATAATAACAAGAGAAGGTTGCATAGCTAATCCCATAAAAAAGAAGTTCATAGTAAATACAAATAAACCCTTAATTTATACTTCAAATATGAGCGTTATGCTCATATATTATAAGTTGTTAGATGATTGGAAGGACGAAAAATCCATAAAGTCTTTAATAGGGACTATTCCCTTTCTTTTTCCACTTAAAAAGGCAAACAATACATATAATAGTAAAGCACATATTATAAAAGAGTGCTTAGATAGACTTACAGAATTAGAAAAAAATAAATGTAGTCGAATAGATGAAGCTGCAGACACTTTCGGTAAGCTTATGGAAGAAATATCAGTTCCAGACTATATAGAAGATAACAAGATTGAAAGAGTGCTTAAATGGATAGGTTACAATCTTGGAAGGTGGATATATATATTAGATGCTTTTAATGATATAGAAGAAGATATTAAGAATGCTAGCTATAATCCTATACTCATACAATATAACTATAAAGATAGTGAGGAAATAGATTATTTTAAAAATAGGGTAGTAGCACCGATAGAATTTTCGCTGATCATGTCTTTAGAGGCAATTGCAAAAAGTTTTGAAATTCTTAATATTAGAAAAAATCAAGGTATAATTGAAAATATAATATACATGGGAACTCGACATAAGATGGACCTTATACTAAATAAAAGGGAGGGCTTAAAGCATGAGAAATCCATATCAAGTTTTAGAAATTAG
- a CDS encoding DnaJ domain-containing protein, with the protein MRNPYQVLEIREGASEEEIKAAYKRLVRKYHPDQYANNPLSDLAEEKLKEVNEAYDILMKNKSNYNRNQESNNWDNQQYNNSSSNLYSQIRAHIERGNINQADQMLEGITNRDAEWNYLKGIIFLRRGWYDMAYQHIQLAVNLEPYNIEYRSALNNLASRANTYRDVGTSRGYRNDPSFCEICQCLICSDCLCECLGGDLISCCVF; encoded by the coding sequence ATGAGAAATCCATATCAAGTTTTAGAAATTAGAGAAGGTGCTAGTGAAGAGGAAATAAAAGCAGCATATAAAAGGTTGGTTAGAAAGTATCACCCAGACCAATACGCTAATAATCCCTTATCAGACTTAGCAGAAGAAAAATTAAAGGAAGTAAATGAGGCTTATGATATATTAATGAAAAACAAAAGTAACTATAACAGAAATCAAGAGAGTAATAATTGGGATAACCAGCAATATAATAATAGTAGTTCAAATCTTTATTCACAGATTAGAGCTCATATTGAAAGAGGGAATATTAATCAGGCAGATCAAATGTTAGAAGGCATAACAAATAGAGATGCTGAATGGAATTATTTAAAGGGAATTATATTTTTAAGACGTGGATGGTATGACATGGCGTATCAGCATATTCAACTAGCAGTAAATCTTGAACCTTATAATATTGAGTATAGATCAGCACTAAATAACCTAGCTTCTAGAGCAAATACATATAGAGATGTGGGAACAAGCAGAGGCTATAGAAATGATCCTTCTTTCTGTGAGATATGTCAGTGCTTAATCTGTAGCGACTGCCTATGTGAATGTTTGGGAGGAGACCTTATAAGCTGTTGTGTTTTTTAG